gagatgtatgtcttgatggtaaatgtgtTCCGAGCGTCCGAATGTTgaactctaaaacttacttgtgaatatccaatcataaaacaactcagcATTGAATGCGCCAAGCCCAGtaatctgtaacacctcacttcgccgagaaggctagtGAGATGACCTATGCCAAtaaggactcgaaaatccttcttgaccgagacttggatagataaccagtcagcCTCGAcccagtgctgtttatccaaactgaaggtacttcgcggtcggctgattctacgacaatagtgttgttaatccaaactgaagatgccaCCAGTTGCCTTCACATAGTTGTTTATACAAACTAAAGATGTGtcggcaagaaaaaaaaaatcacaaggttgttgagaggtttcgcgtagagcgagagtttgcgtatggcagtttgtgtgttgaattggatagggttgaatgatgcacacccttctctatttatagcaataaACTCTCTCATGGCCGAGCTAGAACCACACTCGGATTAGGACTCCTTAACCTAATCTAACTAGGACTCGGCCATTCCTAATTCAACTGGGACTTTGAACCCACCTTTTAAACGAGCCAAATTCATCTCCCAAGTCCCAGCATCCCTAGGACTCCTTATCATACTAGGTCTCGACTACTTCACCTTTATCCAAAATAATCCTCTTCGTAACAGGATTCGGCCAACCTTGACAGGGCCGACCTATGATAAGATTCTAAACAAACACCTTTGGGCCAAGGATTTTTCTGAGCTCGGCCCAAAATAAcgttttgggtccaaacaagaacaaagtaacCACTACCAGCATCTTTACACGACTACTGCCATCACCACCATGATCGTTGTTAgcaccactaccaccaccaaAATCGCTGCCACATTGCTACCACCATTGTTACCTCTACAGCCCCAATCACCAACACCACCATCATGCCACCACCACTATTGttgccatcaccatcaccatcaccatcaccaccaccaccaccaccatctttgTCACCATAATTTTGCCGATGAAACTACCAACCTTACACCACCACCACTATAACCACTACCACCACTGCTACCATACCAAACTTGTCCACAATTTTTCATACGTACATCAGTTTTAAAAGGAAATAATATCAAACACTCAACTTCCTTATTAATGCATATTTCTcccgttttttctttttttggtaaagGCATATTTCTGCCGTTGTGCAATAGGCGTGTGGACATTCTCCTCGATCGCACTCAAGGAACAGAAATTTGGAAGTTCCCATCCCAGCCGAATTGTtaggaaaattcaaagaacacGCCAAGTCTTGGTACCAGCcttatctttttgtttattatttgtttgtcgTAACCTCAAGAGGGAAAGTTAAGGTAGTTTTCAGCCTTTTTATTTACAGTGCTGTCCTTGTTACGCGGCCTTGTAGACcacattttcaatttcagactTACAATGAAGACTCACTCATTGGACGGTGTAGATCTTTTCTAGGAAGAAGCATCAGAGCTTCCTCTTTCCCCACGTGTGCAAAATACAATTCCCTCCACTTATAAAATTCACTCACTGTCTCCCAAAATAATACCTTTGCTTTCATCTCCGacgaactctctctctctctctctctctctctctctctacagtCCGCCATGGACAACATTGGAGATGAGTACAAACATTACTGGGAAACCAATATGTTCCTACAAACCGAAGAGCTTGACAGGTAtttgcaaaaaaacaaaaagcttgAAAAATATTactgttttaagttttgtttttttctcttcCCAGAATTAAGAAGTACATGGTATGAATTGTTACATATATGCTACTTTTGACACCAAATTTTCGGCAGTTGGGATTTGGATGAGGCGTTTTCTGGGTACTACGATTCGAGCTCGCCGGACGGAGCAGCTTCCTTCATGGCCTCCTCCAAGAATGTTGTGTCTGAGAGGAATAGGAGGAAAAAGCTCAATGAAAGGCTGTTTGCACTTAGAGCAGTGGTCCCCAACATTAGCAAGGTTAGCCATACAATAATtaaagagaattgttattagcactccaaaaatctcatttggcactccaaactttttataattagaagaaaaaaatatactgAGGAAGGTAGAATaaaatttttgaagtgctaataacaattccctaattAAATTGTTAATCTTAATAATTCATGCACAATATTCTCTCTCCTTAATTACTGCAAGGTTAGCAGTTGATTACTattcttttattaatttgcttCCTCCCATTATAATATGACAATCAAATAACAACATGAccctatattttattttatttttaaagagaATTGTGTTCATGATTTGGGTTTTATATctctttatttttatatttttttttacaaatttggttttgttgttgggtttggaGGACAGATGGACAAGGCTTCTGTAATCAAAGACGCCATTGACTATATCCAAGAGCTGCATGAACAAGAAAGAAGAATTCAAACAGAGATAGTTGAGCTTGAATCtggaaaatcaaataaaaagtcGGGTTCCGATTTCGAACAAGACCTACCGGTCCTGTTGagatcaaagaagaagaaaattaagcAGCTCTACGACTGTGGAGGATCAAGAATTTCCACAATCGAAATCCTCGAGGTAATTATTAATTAACTCAGTCAATCATCCAAACACAACCTTACAAAAAATGGTTATCGACGCCTTAGAAAAGCTTCGTCGTTGGGACAATGGCGTTTGAACATTAAAAAAGAATGAACGATAcacatgttaattaattaattaattaattagtgatGTAATATTATATTATCATATGCAATAATCTATTAATTAATCATGTGTGACTTTGTTTACAGCTTAGGGTTACATACATGGGTGAAAAGACGTTGGTGGTGAGCTTGACATGCAGTAAAAGAACGGACACAATGGTAAAATTGTGCGAGGTGTTCGAATCTTTGAAGCTCAAAATCATTACGGCGAATATTACTGCTTTCTCCGGAAGGGTCTTGAAGACGGTTTTCGTTGAGGTAAATTACTTTTTCCTTACtactttttaattaatttacttaGTCACTTGCAATTTGTTTGGTAATTTACATGAATAGCAAATTCAGTACGTGTTGGCCGGCTTTTTTTATAGGAGCGATAGTGTCATTGTGACAACATTTggccagttttttttttcctttaggaACGAAATGTCACTGTGATAGCATATGATTGGTGAAACACACTGAAATTATGGGATACTTGCTAATTAACAAATAATTTGTTTCTATGCGATAGTGACTCAATTAAATTTCttaacttttgaaaaaaaaaattaaatttctcaattgtttaaaaatattttgaccatccataaaaacaaaaacaaaaagcaaaaagaTTCTTtcgaacaaaaaaataatatttaacccTAGAGACATTTGTAATTTTAACCATATTATTCAACttataatattaattagtataattaaatgtttattgaCATATCAGCTGATATATATATGACATGGTGAAACAAGATGTTAGATTAAAATAAGTAATATTATATTTAGTCGTATACAAATAAGTAATATTACatttaaataaaaggaaaagagatCAAGAAAGTgattagatgttaaattagAGAGCCAATGGAGTTTGAACACAGATCGTGGTACAATAGTAACACTCTTTTCCATCACTGAGGTAAACGGCCACTTGCGAGATGAAGATAGTGATAGAATGTCATATTTTAATCCAAATAATAGCCAAGATAATAGTAATGAAAGAGGTAAAATTGAGGGTCCACCAGAAGCACAAGAATTGTAAACCAACAGAGAGCACTTTGAATAAAGTGACTGATCTCCATTATGTGATGTGGCTAGTTAGAGCAATCCAGAGTGCCCGAATAAAACCAGTCGATGAACAAAAGTGATCAAACGACCCCATTTTGATTTTCCACTTTAACATGTCTTCCTCTTTCGCTCTAACTTCATTAATTTCGTCGACAAGTTTTTATTTAAAGTTGAAAcgataatatagtttaatttaacttACGGACGGTTACACTTAAAAGATCTCTTAAATTATGTGAGGAGGATATTCAATCCAAATCACATAACGATCTATAAATAAAGCAAACTTATCTAAACTATAGATTGCACTGTTATTGTGACATGAAATATAAgaccactttttttttatttcctccttttctatttttactcagttttattttatcttttcctttttatgcgTCTTTAAGAAGTTCAAACCTCATTAGGGCATAAaactttacaattttttaccATATTGTTATGCTTTTATAACTAAGTGACTTCGCTCCATTCATTTCAAAAccataaaaactcaaaattaattattcaaaTTTCCTGGTGATATGAATTGTGTGATGGAGGTGATACGTAATGGGAGGATACATTTTCTCATTCGCTAATTAAGAGGGATATAATATGTTAGTATGGAAGTTGACAGGAGACCTATCTATAGACTACCCAAACTCAAATCCAGGAAAGTTGGAAGCTTGTATTGGATAAATTTGTAATGTCGAGGGgtcaatatataaataaatttttacttctcaagttTACATATCTTCATTAAAAGATGCTCTGATAGGCGTGAAATCGAATTAACCAATAGTTTGCGAATGATTTGCATGCATGCACGCTAACAACTTATGAAAGTAAACCATATGAAGTGGTCCGGTGGTAAGATCGCGGATTACGGCTttccaataaacaaaaaaatgtgggagGTTCTAGATTCGATGTTTCGAGCTGGTGAGTTTGTTTAACTGTGGCACAGTCAATGTGAAATTCCTCATAGCCTTTCCAGGTTCAGAATGGATGGATAATTTGCCACTAATTGTGCTcctttttcaaacaaaaaaataataatacataagaCGCGCTCATATCAAAATCAGTCATATGGGCATTGGGCAGCTAACCAAAAATGTTAAATGGCCGAAGTAGGTTGCcctaaaaataggaaaaaatgaCTTATGTGCGATAGTGTTTCTCTATCCTTTACTCAACCAAATAAAAACTCCGTTTATGGTCCCAACTTGTACCATTTCTGctgcaatttctttttcttgttttgttttgtcaTATCTCCAAGGAAGAATACTACAAAACACGACCTGAAAGCTCGATTGTTacatcttttttgttttgttttgttttgtttggttatttcacttatatatatatatatattttttttttttttttaatttttaaacccTTCCACCATTTGCTCCTTCCTTTgcaataaatttaattttaatatttctgaGTAGTGTTCTGTtttattaacaaattaaatCTCCTTTTCTTTCTTGTCTTTATTCATAAATTGGTTCTTCTTTTACTTCAACTCCATGAAGTGGTGCTGACCACAATTATCAAAACACGCTTCCACTAATTTATCATTTATGTTTTTGGTTACGCCATCGTAAAGATTTTCATTCTATATTATTTATGCAAGTAGTCATGGTTTGTCCACTACGCATTAGGTTAGAACTATCCCATGCATCTCATCATATGCATCATCATCATACTATCTCGACAGCATTCAGAGTCGATGCTTCACATATTAAATTAGTGAATCAAGATGGAACATCTAATTCGGTTTTATATATTACAATCGATATTATTATTCTAAATTTGTACGGCACTAGTTAATAATAGTTAATTTTCAATTGATTTTGCAGGCAgacgaagaagaaaaagatcatTTGAAGATAAAAATTGAAACAGCCATTGCAGCTTTGAATGATCCACAAAGCCCCATGAGCATATGATCATGATGAAGTTCCATTTTTCAAATGATCACCGCTGTTTTAGGGTTTGACCTTTAATTTGTCGATCTTGTTTCTGTTGGAAATGTCTTTTCTTTGCTGGGTTTTTTCCTCTGCGTTTTCCCTGATGAAGAAGAGCCTTCCTTTAAATCATTTGGTCTTGTTTTTTAGCTTATGAGGAAAGTAGTTAACAAGTGCATGTTAATAATTGCATCATGTTGTAGACTGTAGTAAAAGATGTCTATGAATAATTGGTTACCCATATTGCTCGAGAAACCCCACTTTGTCGGAATACTTAGAATTATTCAGATTATGGTGTGGGTGGAGCCAGCAAAACATGAAAGCTACGCGACCCATAACAAAAACAGCTATACAAAAATAATACGTGAAAGGTAAAAAGAAAGCAAAGTGGTATTTtaatgaacccaaaaatttatttaatgTTGAAGGAAGATTTAATTaggggagttttaatgaaacacttccggtattgttcacttttaacgaaaatgacatttttactctaaaaagtcattcttgatactattcacttacaatacTTTTTTATCCTtctgattaaaactcaaaattttcaagcttttgttcactagttttccttttaattagaGGGTGGATAGGGATagcaaagaaagagaaaaaggggATCAAAgttttttaatgtgttcttttcTCCGCtttgtacctttatttatactaGTTCTTGgtatgtaagatcccacatcgcccaggggtgaggatcatgtaagccttatatgtatattctcatctctacctagcacgaggccttttaggagctcactggcttcggattccatcgaaactccaaagttaagcgagttcgcgcgagagcaatcccatgatgggtgacccattgggaagttctcgtgtgagttcccaaaaataaaaacgtGAGAgcatggtcagggcccaaagcggacaatatcgtgttacggcagAGTCAATCCCGGGATATGgtaggggcccgggccgggatgtgacatggtAGGTTTTACTTGTCCTCTAATTTCTACTTCTAATTTACATATTATCATGGTAGCAAAAATTCGTCATCTTCGGTCTTGACAaatttgtacctacaaaacaaattaaCACCTTTTATCAAAGGTCAAATCCACACGTCTAAGGAGTTTTTTTGGGGAGGGGGTCGGTTTGGCCAATGAATCGATGCCTAAGTCAGTTTCtcttgaaagagagagagttttagGACTTGATTACATAGCTAAAGCTTACCAAAATGTGGGGAGAAAGGGTATTAGTAGAGAGATGGCCAGCCGTTAGCCAAGGTGTGTCATTCGTAGGttggaaaaggaaaaaattatcccgaatgttggaaccaaattcgtgCACCTCCATAGGAGCACAAATCCATGTAACCTATAAAAGAATAAACAATCATGAGCTAGCCAAATATCGGAGGGTGTGCCAATCAAAGGCTCTCAGACGGTCAAGTCAGTAAGCTATATTAAGGCTCAAGCAATGGGCAAGAGAATAAGCATGCGATAATTGTGTTACCATAGATGAGCCCTAGAATGGTGTATTTATACCAGTCGAGAATGAGACCTTTTAGGATAGTAAAATCCTTATTAAACCAAAAGAATCCCAAAGGAAGTAGATATTGCACTCGCTTAGAAGTGTAATTACTTATGGTGCACTCCAATCCTTATATTGGAAGGATTCTAAGATTATAGGAAACATGCAGATTCCTTATTGGATTAGGTTTACATATCTTGCGTAACAAGTATGGTCAATATCAGCAAAGTCGTTGAACTTCGCCCACTGATTCTGGAACATGATGATTGTGGAATTGCTGCTCCGCTAATTCTACATATGATCGACCTTCTGAGATATCAGTATTCCAATCTTCCTTACTTCGACCCTGGAAAATCATGGTGCTATAccaaatatattatttaattaaacaatATGTTAGGATTATTTTGTAATATCCTTGATTGGATGTTATTGTGATTTCTTGTTTAATTGAGttgatcttcaattaggaaagcATAAAAATAAGACTTAGTATAATCTAATCATTAATTCATTTGACTTTTCTCCTCGCCATGGGCAGGAGGGTTTAATGAGGTTGCAGTCAGTTGTTCAAGACTCCAAGACATTGAATTGCACTTGGATTAGATGTTTGCACTTGGATTAGATGTCGGCATCACCCCCCCCCCATCCACGCCTCTAGTTAAACTAATACCCATCCTAGAACTTTCAATTGGCACCAAAGCAAGACATGAGACATAATTGTGAGATTTGTTCGATAACTAGGATGATTTGTTATGTGGGTTCAGTTTTTCATCCACCACACTTTGATGGTGAAAACTATGTTGCGTGGAAGCGAAAATGAAATCTTTTATGTGGGCACAAGAAGATAAGGTGTGGCTTACTATTGAAGAATGCTGGGAATTTCTTACGATTGAAAAAACCAAAGGTGAATGAGAGTCCTCTATGTTTGTAACTAAGCTTAAGCCTATGAAAAAATGGAGTAATCATGAGCGCAGCTTTAGAACTTTTAACCAAAAGGCTCTGAATGCTTTATTCATAGTCATTTCACCTGAACAATTCAATTACATAAGCAAGTGTACAATAGTGAAAGAACCTTGGGACATTCTTGAAGTTTCTCATGGGGGTAACTTAACTATTAAAGAATCCAAGCTTCAACATCTCAtcacaaattttgaaaatatcaaaatgtCTAATGATGATAGTTTCTCTGACTTATATGCTAAGCTTAGTGTAATTGTCAATGGCTACCACAATCTTGGTGAAAATATTCCAGAGCATAGCATTGTGAATCTTGAGATCACTTCATGTGAGGTTTTATGCTAAGAGAACATTGATTTGAGGAATCAAAAGATCTAAACACCTACAAGCTTAAGTAAATGATTGGGTATCTCCAAACATATGAGTTAGAGCTTCCTGATTCCAAAGAGGTGAAAAGAATTACTCTCAAAGTtgttaaagaagaagaaagcaagGACTAGTTGAAGACTTATATGAAGATGAATTGGTTGAACTCTTTGAGAAAATTAGAAGGTTTCTCAGTTTCAAGAATTCCAAGGGCCATGACCAACAAACCAACTTAGGTACGAACTCAATAAGTATTTGTTCTTGAGATGTCTCACATGATAACGTCTAGGCCATTTCGAACTAGTGAACGTAGGAGTTCAAACCATAGAGTTCAGTGCCATAAGTGTCATGGACATATTGCTTCCGAGTGTGCAAACCCTAtcaagagaaaagagagaagaagaataaagcaATGAATGTTACTTGGAGTAATAGTGATTCTGGAGATGCATCTGCTAGGAAGACGAAAAGGATACAATTGCTTTCATAGGAACTATCGATTGATTTGATATAGAAGGTTCATTTGTTGAAGAACCTAACATGGAGGAAGTCTTGAGAAAATATTTTGATCTCTACGACACCACTATGCAAGTCAAGAAGGAAAACTATATCTTGAGAAAGAAACTTGCACTAGTTGAAAGTGAAAAGAATGAAGCTAAAGTTGAGCATCAATCTTATTTGGACAATGGAGAGAAACTATGTCACACCCCAAATTTGAAAATAAGGATGATAATCGAATTACGGCATGAATAGTATcttagtaaaaaaaatttgaaatattaCAACAACAGTATGATGGAACTAGAGCCATCTAAAAGTTCATTTAGATATGTTTATTTAATACATCCTGAGCTTAAAGAGTTCCACTCTTACCACACACTCTTAAGATACTAGGACACTTTATTTTAATTACAACTAGGAACCAACACACATATGATATGGCTATTCATTTAGAGACAGGTCATCATCATGTTCCTCCATACTGGTACCTACAATAGCTAATAGGGTGTGAGCATTTCATGCCCAATAGGAACCATATACCATTCAAGTTCATTTATCACAGTTAATCAAAGTGCCATGCCTCAAACAATACAGTAAAATACAAATGATATGACAAAGAAGTGCCTATGAAATCACTCCCTTCTAATCCAGCTAACTTATATTTATGGCATCCAAACCCGCACGTCCTAAATCATGCTTATACCACCTGGTTCCGAACACCATAGAATATAAGTTAACTCTCATTCCTCCCTTAACCCTGAATTTTATTAgtagtttcaatttcattaataTGGACCTTTCCCCCAACGCCCAACTATATGTTCACGCCCTTCCCCTGATGcttgaacatatatataattttccaACACTTTGTTTAACCAAAACTTTACACAACCCAACACTTGACTCTGTATCATGTAATGCAACCtgaacatttcaatttcacagATACAATTGTAAACCTCAACATATTCAATCCAGCAATTTTACATAGCTCAACCATTCATCAAAACATAACAGCATTTAACATAGTCGATATATAAAATACACCAGAAAAGAAACTTTCAACGCATAACACAACCATTACAATCAAATAATTCCATTTATCCAAGCATTTCATTACTACTGTATTAGATATAATCACTAATATCACAAAGATTAAACATGATATAGACCTATCATCGGGAAATAGAGCCCCTACCTCGTGTCCAGTTAACTAGAATACCTCTCTAAGCCTCCGAAGTGTCCGGAGTCACTCCCAGGGCTAAAATcacataaataataataaaagttaGCATAAAATTggaatgaagattcaatttCAGCCTATCAAAAGTTTACCCAAATATACCCCTGTCACAACCTCATGATGAACCAAGCTTAAGTCCCCATATTGTGACCCCATTTTTATCCCTCAAAACTCCATGGAAAAGGATGGAATTACTTGGATTTTAAAGCTTAACAAACCTAGTTTCTAATCTAATAATAGTTTCTCAAAACGGATTTAAGAGACAAAAATAATCAAGCTCCAAATTTGAGTTCACAAACAGTTTTTTTGCACAAAATCTGCAGATTTCCacatttttttcacattttcaaATCATATTTTTCCATAGAAGATCTCAACCAAAATTGGTTAAATaaattgggctttgttccttgTCATGTCTAATTTCAAATATATTAGAAGACTTATTAAAAAGGTATAATGGATTGAGAGAAAACAAGAGCCAAAGTGAGGCTCACAAACTGTAGTTTTCTAGAAATCAAAGTTGCAATggtaagaaaatagaaaatta
The nucleotide sequence above comes from Malus sylvestris chromosome 16, drMalSylv7.2, whole genome shotgun sequence. Encoded proteins:
- the LOC126607007 gene encoding transcription factor bHLH35-like; protein product: MDNIGDEYKHYWETNMFLQTEELDSWDLDEAFSGYYDSSSPDGAASFMASSKNVVSERNRRKKLNERLFALRAVVPNISKMDKASVIKDAIDYIQELHEQERRIQTEIVELESGKSNKKSGSDFEQDLPVLLRSKKKKIKQLYDCGGSRISTIEILELRVTYMGEKTLVVSLTCSKRTDTMVKLCEVFESLKLKIITANITAFSGRVLKTVFVEADEEEKDHLKIKIETAIAALNDPQSPMSI